Proteins co-encoded in one Papaver somniferum cultivar HN1 chromosome 5, ASM357369v1, whole genome shotgun sequence genomic window:
- the LOC113281579 gene encoding receptor-like serine/threonine-protein kinase At3g01300 isoform X2, which yields MGLGPDDAIKVKEVWDLGQKSKGGKKKKDEEVKVKANIVDEVEEEEGTGCWVKFRFMGCLTSRSKVNSSISGTSTHYAESKSTNDTSRDQPIPALGSSSTTSNGESNPDTPKVGEDLKIASQLRKFTFIELKSATRNFRPESILGEGGFGCVFKGWIEENGTAPVKPGTGLTVAVKTLNHDGLQGHKEWLAEVNFLGDLLHPNLVKLIGYCIEDDQRLLVYEFMPRGSLENHLFRRSLPLPWAVRMKIALGAAKGLAFLHEEAERPVIYRDFKTSNILLDADYNSKLSDFGLAKDGPEGDKTHVSTRVMGTYGYAAPEYVMTGHLTSRSDVYSFGVVLLEMLTGRRSMDKNRPNGEHNLVEWARPHLGERRRFYRLIDPRLEGNFSIKGAQKAAQLAHSCLSRDPKSRPLMSEVVEVLKPLINLKDMASSSYYYQTMQAERTGANNNSSSARNGLRTQGGGFVSRNGLPVRSLSSSNGSHPSPYRHHPSPKPSGKKL from the exons ATGGGATTAGGTCCTGATGATGCTATTAAAGTTAAGGAAGTATGGGATTTAGGACAGAAATCAAAAGggggaaagaaaaagaaagatgaggaaGTGAAAGTGAAAGCAAATATAGTAgatgaagttgaagaagaagagggaacTGGGTGTTGGGTTAAATTTAGATTTATGGGTTGTCTTACTTCAAGATCTAAAGTTAATAGCTCTATAAGTGGCACTAGTACTCATTATG CGGAGAGCAAGTCTACGAATGATACTAGTAGAGACCAACCGATTCCTGCTTTAGGATCTTCTTCTACTACTAGTAACGGAGAAAGTAACCCTGATACGCCTAAAGTGGGGGAGGATCTGAAAATTGCATCACAGCTGAGAAAGTTTACATTTATTGAGCTTAAGTCAGCAACAAGAAATTTTAGGCCAGAGAGTATTCTTGGTGAGGGCGGGTTTGGTTGTGTCTTTAAAGGATGGATTGAGGAGAACGGAACTGCTCCAGTGAAACCTGGTACAGGGCTTACAGTTGCAGTTAAAACACTCAACCATGATGGACTTCAAGGTCACAAGGAATGGCTG GCTGAAGTAAATTTTCTTGGTGACCTCCTTCATCCTAACTTGGTTAAGCTGATTGGTTACTGCATAGAAGATGATCAGCGGCTGCTAGTATACGAGTTTATGCCCCGAGGAAGCTTGGAGAACCACCTCTTCAGGA GGTCCCTGCCTCTACCATGGGCTGTGAGAATGAAAATTGCACTCGGTGCTGCCAAGGGCCTTGCATTTCTTCACGAGGAGGCTGAAAGACCAGTAATATATCGTgattttaaaacatctaacatTCTGTTAGATGCG GATTACAATTCTAAGCTCTCTGACTTTGGACTTGCAAAAGATGGTCCAGAGGGAGATAAAACTCACGTGTCAACTAGAGTGATGGGAACATATGGCTATGCAGCTCCAGAGTATGTGATGACAG GACATCTGACTTCAAGGAGTGATGTGTACAGCTTTGGGGTAGTGTTACTTGAGATGCTGACTGGCAGAAGGTCCATGGACAAAAATCGTCCAAACGGGGAACACAACCTGGTGGAATGGGCACGGCCCCATCTAGGAGAAAGAAGACGGTTTTACCGTCTCATAGACCCTCGGCTTGAAGGTAATTTTTCCATTAAAGGTGCTCAGAAGGCTGCCCAGCTGGCTCACAGTTGTCTTAGCCGAGACCCAAAATCTCGTCCACTCATGAGCGAGGTTGTAGAAGTTCTGAAGCCTCTCATAAATCTGAAAGACATGGCTAGCTCTTCCTACTACTACCAAACTATGCAAGCAGAACGGACCGGTGCTAACAACAACAGTTCCAGTGCTAGGAATGGCCTGAGAACACAAGGAGGGGGGTTTGTATCAAGAAACGGGTTACCTGTGAGGAGCCTTTCGAGCTCAAATGGTTCACACCCTTCTCCCTACCGCCATCACCCGTCCCCAAAGCCAAGTGGCAAGAAGCTGTAA
- the LOC113279050 gene encoding uncharacterized protein LOC113279050: MDCFVTSCMKTTFTDSISGDVLGLVTAREIWSFLEVNFQSQFMARKNLLKNQLHNLKKGNMTILMYLHNVKTIVDNLAAMGERVSNSDLVMSVLNGLGREFDSFVVDAQNRDVPFTFAELKPRLLNHKQWVLSQQQETASIFDDQQHSVMFSRNMNSGYNGKNKSKVSNGSNYFKSNSSFKTGQSSNYNQASSSGSGSGSYNGGSGNVAQQAFTFIGEEQSFDPSASTSEAPQWLADSGETAHITGNEALLQHTSNYKGKDKVQVGNGKSLVISSTGTSTIQTPKTSFRLNYVLLVPDMKHNLFSSSSTLSLSTTVSASSQLANSKKLPFQLSNSHATQPLSLIHCDVWGPTVSSLNGYKY, from the exons ATGGATTGTTTTGTTACTAGTTGTATGAAGACTACTTTTACTGATTCGATTTCTGGTGATGTTTTGGGCTTAGTAACTGCTAGAGAGATTTGGTCATTTCTTGAAGTGAATTTTCAAAGTCAGTTTATGGCAAGGAAGAATTTGTTAAAGAATCAGCTTCATAATCTCAAGAAGGGCAATATGACTATTCTTATGTATCTTCACAATGTTAAGACTATTGTTGATAATTTAGCTGCAATGGGAGAAAGGGTCAGTAATTCAGATCTTGTAATGTCTGTGTTGAATGGTCTTGGTAGAGAATTTGATAGTTTTGTGGTTGATGCTCAAAATAGGGATGTCCCATTTACTTTTGCAGAATTGAAACCTAGATTATTGAATCATAAACAATGGGTTCTTAGTCAGCAACAAGAAACTGCTTCAATTTTTGATGATCAACAACATTCTGTTATGTTTAGTAGGAATATGAATTCTGGTTATAATGGGAAAAACAAGTCAAAGGTTTCAAATGGTTCAAATTATTTCAAGAGTAATTCATCTTTCAAGACTGGTCAGAGCTCAAATTATAATCAAGCTAGCTCTTCTGGTTCTGGTTCTGGTTCATATAATGGTGGTAGTG GAAATGTTGCTCAACAAGCTTTTACTTTTATTGGTGAAGAGCAGTCTTTTGATCCTTCTGCTTCTACTTCTGAAGCACCTCAATGGCTTGCAGACTCTGGAGAAACTGCTCATATTACTGGTAATGAggctcttctacaacatacttcAAATTACAAAGGCAAGGACAAAGTACAAGTAGGCAATGGTAAGTCTCTTGTTATTTCATCTACTGGAACTTCTACTATTCAAACACCTAAAACTAGTTTTAGGCTTAATTATGTCCTGCTAGTTCCAGATATGAAACATAATTTGTT ttcttcttcttcaactcttTCTTTGTCAACAACTGTGTCTGCTTCTTCTCAA CTTGCTAACAGCAAGAAATTGCCTTTTCAATTGTCTAACTCTCATGCAACTCAACCATTGTCACTTATCCACTGTGATGTATGGGGTCCTACTGTTTCTTCTCTAAATGGTTATAAGTACTGA
- the LOC113281579 gene encoding receptor-like serine/threonine-protein kinase At3g01300 isoform X1, whose product MGLGPDDAIKVKEVWDLGQKSKGGKKKKDEEVKVKANIVDEVEEEEGTGCWVKFRFMGCLTSRSKVNSSISGTSTHYAESKSTNDTSRDQPIPALGSSSTTSNGESNPDTPKVGEDLKIASQLRKFTFIELKSATRNFRPESILGEGGFGCVFKGWIEENGTAPVKPGTGLTVAVKTLNHDGLQGHKEWLAEVNFLGDLLHPNLVKLIGYCIEDDQRLLVYEFMPRGSLENHLFRKGSLPLPWAVRMKIALGAAKGLAFLHEEAERPVIYRDFKTSNILLDADYNSKLSDFGLAKDGPEGDKTHVSTRVMGTYGYAAPEYVMTGHLTSRSDVYSFGVVLLEMLTGRRSMDKNRPNGEHNLVEWARPHLGERRRFYRLIDPRLEGNFSIKGAQKAAQLAHSCLSRDPKSRPLMSEVVEVLKPLINLKDMASSSYYYQTMQAERTGANNNSSSARNGLRTQGGGFVSRNGLPVRSLSSSNGSHPSPYRHHPSPKPSGKKL is encoded by the exons ATGGGATTAGGTCCTGATGATGCTATTAAAGTTAAGGAAGTATGGGATTTAGGACAGAAATCAAAAGggggaaagaaaaagaaagatgaggaaGTGAAAGTGAAAGCAAATATAGTAgatgaagttgaagaagaagagggaacTGGGTGTTGGGTTAAATTTAGATTTATGGGTTGTCTTACTTCAAGATCTAAAGTTAATAGCTCTATAAGTGGCACTAGTACTCATTATG CGGAGAGCAAGTCTACGAATGATACTAGTAGAGACCAACCGATTCCTGCTTTAGGATCTTCTTCTACTACTAGTAACGGAGAAAGTAACCCTGATACGCCTAAAGTGGGGGAGGATCTGAAAATTGCATCACAGCTGAGAAAGTTTACATTTATTGAGCTTAAGTCAGCAACAAGAAATTTTAGGCCAGAGAGTATTCTTGGTGAGGGCGGGTTTGGTTGTGTCTTTAAAGGATGGATTGAGGAGAACGGAACTGCTCCAGTGAAACCTGGTACAGGGCTTACAGTTGCAGTTAAAACACTCAACCATGATGGACTTCAAGGTCACAAGGAATGGCTG GCTGAAGTAAATTTTCTTGGTGACCTCCTTCATCCTAACTTGGTTAAGCTGATTGGTTACTGCATAGAAGATGATCAGCGGCTGCTAGTATACGAGTTTATGCCCCGAGGAAGCTTGGAGAACCACCTCTTCAGGA AAGGGTCCCTGCCTCTACCATGGGCTGTGAGAATGAAAATTGCACTCGGTGCTGCCAAGGGCCTTGCATTTCTTCACGAGGAGGCTGAAAGACCAGTAATATATCGTgattttaaaacatctaacatTCTGTTAGATGCG GATTACAATTCTAAGCTCTCTGACTTTGGACTTGCAAAAGATGGTCCAGAGGGAGATAAAACTCACGTGTCAACTAGAGTGATGGGAACATATGGCTATGCAGCTCCAGAGTATGTGATGACAG GACATCTGACTTCAAGGAGTGATGTGTACAGCTTTGGGGTAGTGTTACTTGAGATGCTGACTGGCAGAAGGTCCATGGACAAAAATCGTCCAAACGGGGAACACAACCTGGTGGAATGGGCACGGCCCCATCTAGGAGAAAGAAGACGGTTTTACCGTCTCATAGACCCTCGGCTTGAAGGTAATTTTTCCATTAAAGGTGCTCAGAAGGCTGCCCAGCTGGCTCACAGTTGTCTTAGCCGAGACCCAAAATCTCGTCCACTCATGAGCGAGGTTGTAGAAGTTCTGAAGCCTCTCATAAATCTGAAAGACATGGCTAGCTCTTCCTACTACTACCAAACTATGCAAGCAGAACGGACCGGTGCTAACAACAACAGTTCCAGTGCTAGGAATGGCCTGAGAACACAAGGAGGGGGGTTTGTATCAAGAAACGGGTTACCTGTGAGGAGCCTTTCGAGCTCAAATGGTTCACACCCTTCTCCCTACCGCCATCACCCGTCCCCAAAGCCAAGTGGCAAGAAGCTGTAA